GTTGGGTTCTAGTCGTTGCGATGGGATTTTTCGTCGTGGCTGGGTATGGTCGTGCTCAGGAGAGTGAGAGGGGTCTGCTAGACATGGCAGGGCTTGGCTGAGGTGAGAGGTGAGAGGTGAGAGAGATGGCATGggctggccatgccatgccacggcatggatgCAATGGGTCAAGGTGAGCCATCTCCAGTGCTTAGCAAGtggtggtgaggtgagagggtgCTGCAGGGAGGCAGAGGAGAGCCAGGGCTTGGACTTGGTCTCCTCAAAACTCAGCATGGGCCTCTAGTTCCTCTCTGCCCACCAGGTGTTTGTCATAATGCCCGAAAGaaatttatttttgaattttgcaaatctttttggtgggttgtaatcatatattatttgaagtatattggtggtggtggtggtcaaaatgaagttgaaatgcaaaatcacatattgcatatgatcatgaatttgtttcaaagtctccacttggcttgcttctcatttgaatttgagacagagtttggggtaatggttttgggcaaagttgttctccttgatggtgtcttggatgaggtgcaaagagttggccaagtgtagaagtgaaatctcaaaaaccaggggctcaaagtgggtatcatgctgaaattggcacaagtgaccataatcacatgtgagctcaaatttgattcaaatttgatttgatttgagtttctttgttttcaaaagtcataataagtgtttagtatccatttacaaccaatggtgcaagccaaagtgggctaggttaagatttgtaaaaatggcataggccatatgtgtgtgttgagttgatttttataatttcttttctCATTTCTTTTCCTTTGGATTTGGATGATCATgagatcatggttagggttttagagtaagtgTAATCACACAAGCACATATCATGGCCAATTTCACCCTTAAGTAAAAAACaaagtgatctatatgcatagcactatatgatgagaaaaagtttttgttggttctcaaatttgggtttttggaactctctctttcttctttattgaaaagttgggatgttacactagCCGAAGAATCTGGTTGTTATATCCGGGGTATCCTATCCTTGTACATCCAACAACCCCTGTCCTTCGATAGGCGGAGCCGGACCATCTCCTCTCGGCCTATGCAATACAATACACATTTATCGTTCGACGATCTTGCCGACATGCCGGTCCTTCAATCCTAGGAGGAGGAGAAACCATAGAAGGATTTGGCTCTCCAATGATCAACATGACCTCCTGGTGCATGGCAAGAAGTTTTATCTCACCGCTGCAATGGGCACAGCTTTGGCAGAAGGCAAGAGGGCCATGTCTACCGAGCCGCAGAGGAAGAGGAAAAGAAAATTCAACAAATTGGGTGGCACCGTTGAGAAGGAGGGAAAGAAGGAAAGCAAGAGAAAATCCTTATCCTTGGAGACATCTGCACAAACTAATAATCCTCGGTGAAAAGTTTACATTCCAGGtgaaatcggataaatgtctttgtaggTTATCCTAGGGTTAAAACTGGGTAATCCTTCCACCAAAAGAACCATAGGCAAATGTGTTTGTTGCCCTTAGTGACGTATTTTTCGAGAAGGAGTTTCTCGTAAATGGtttagtgggaggacaatagaactcgaTATGATTATTGAATCTGAGAAAGATGAGAAAAGTAGCGCAGCGACGGAAATAGTTACAGAGGCGGCATGATGCTCATGGCTCCCGTGTTGTATTCCTGGAGATCGAAATACTTATTGAACCTCGTAGGTCTGGttgactttgtgatcaaataaatgatttgaggACAAAAATTTGTTGTTGAACAAATGACAAACCAACCACATGCAAacaagctatgatgggccctgaccccGTTAACTGGCtaagtgccatgaaatccaagatagtatctatAATCAAGCTTGGAGCTTGCTAAACCTTTCGAAGGTATGAAGCTTttagaaagtaaatggatctataaaataaaTAGACGTGGATGTCATATCCTTTAAAAGGCTTGATTTGTCGAAAGATTGTTTTTTGACAaagttcaaggagttgactacgataagattagatcttccgtagagaTAATTAAAGTCTAtacggattattctagtaatcactgcaTATTTTAGTTATGAGATATGTCAGTTGGATACCAAAAATGCattccttaacagaagtgtgtattaagtgTGTATACATGATACAACCGAAGGTTTTGCTAATCCATAGAATGCTAGACAGGTATGCAGACTTCAATGGAGAAGTAAGCAttatggagttggaatcttcactggatgaaataatcaaatagTTTTGTTTTCATCGGGAACAGAGAAGATACTTGCATTTACAAGGAATTGAGCGGGAGCGTTGAGACATATTTCTAATactttatgtggatgacatatcgttgattggaAATGATATATCTTTACTTGACATAATTAAAAATTTTACTGAAAAAAAATTCCATTGAAAGGATCTGGACTAAAACCATATTGAGCATCAGTGATGAGTGGCATAACTGATGGTTGTCcctccatctatgatgacctgagTTATCACTGACAGAAGACTGCAGACGGATGGCAAAACGGATGGCTATTCTCTAGCAGTGTTAGTAGCACGGGACAATTCCTTCGTTGCAGAAAATGGTACGTCCTCAAGAGGCTGAGGTGGCGTCTTGCAGGTGGATATATACACTTCAAGATGCGCTTCAGTCAGAGGTACGTCTTCTGGAACTTATTTACAATATGGGCAGTAGATAAATTATGAAATCAGCGAATTTTCTCTTTAGAAAAAAAAGATCAAAGGGCCACGTGATATGATCAGTCACAGTAAGAGCTCAATGCATTCACACAACATCAAAGGTGTGTTTAGAAGCTACCTCATAAAATAGCAAGCACATAAAATAAAGTAGCATTAAATTAGTACATAACTTTTAAATGGTCTCATGATAACAACAGGCACAAATTGTTTTTTAGAGAATTAACATCAGCTACACTTGATCTAGGATCCTAATGCTATTTCTTCACTTGGCACATCTTTTTAAGCCACCCAATTCTTCCTCGAGGGGCTTTAGGGTAAGAAACATTTCACGATATTCTGGTCTAATAAATAATTCGGTAGCAATGAAATGTTCATCAGTGCCCTCCTCGACTCCAGCATCTACAACTAACTCCATGATCTCAGAAATATTGCTTCCTACTCGATCGATCCTCATAGATGTTGCAGATTTTCCAGGGTTCACATTCTCATCTAAGTTAACAAGATGATCATGCACGCAAATGGTATTGGGCTTCGTTGAGTTAGATTCTTTGTTACAAGATTTTTGTAACATTGCCTCTTTAGATTGCTCATTAACATCCTTATCAATGATGCGCATATCATTTCCATCACTAGCACCATGCTCACTTTCGATAGTTGTATTGACTGCCAAATTAACTTCAGGTGTTGTTGAACTTGAATCCAGCATATCCTCGAACATTATATTTAGAAGATCAACATTCTCGAGTGGTGCAGAACGGAACTTGCCACAATCCGGCATTGCCTAAAACATTTATGGTTGAGTAAAAACAGATAAACAAGAAGCTGTAAATGAAAACAAAATTATACCTCCATCTTTTTCGCCCACCATTCTGGGCTTGCAGATATTGTATTCATTTTAGGATCCTgcccaagatcatcttcactatcCATCAATGCCTTCCATGTCTGGTAGTCTTTCTTCAATGACTCCCACTTACTTTTAAATTGCTCATGATTGTaacctttttttgttttttcattgaACTTGGTGTATAAGTTGTCATACCCAATAGCATTCAAATGCTCGGTTGGTCGATTTCCAGCTAAAACCTCATCGGTACAAATATCACAAAAAACTTTAGTAGCAAAAGTATCCCAATCTGGTTTTCCTTGCATGTTTTCATCCATCTACAATTACACAATTTCATTGAGGGACAAACTAAACATCAAGACTTATATATCTCTTCCAAACCAGTAGAGCATAAAAGTGGAATATGTAACACCAATGTAAAAATAAAAATGGTTAATCCAGAGAGCAATGAAGGTGATAATTGAGCAAATCTGAACTGTCCACCTGTACTATGAGATTTATTTGGTGTTCTCTATGTATTTGTGTAAAGATATGAAGGATTGAAGGGTTACTATCTATAATAAGTAACTTATGAAAGCGGTGTCACCTACACACTCTATTTGTACCGTCCACTTGTCCTACCACAGAGGAACAATAAATGCTGCAGAGCTAGTATATGACAAATGGCAATGAGTTACACTCCTTCCATTTCGAAATACATCGCATATTAGCTCGTTAGGACAAGCCTTTGATTGACAATTACTATATTAATATATGTTTTATGTGGCATAAAATTGATGTCATTGAATTCATACTTGAGAATACTTATTTGTGTTTATGGTTTTGTATCAAAAAAGTTTATATATTAATAGTGTAATTGTTGTTCAAACGCTTGTCCCAACGAGGATCTAATATGTGAAGTATTTTGAAATAGAGGGAGTACTACGAATTGTCATTTTTGTTCCACCTTATGTACatcaaatttaaatttgaaaatttgaTACATGTTAGATTGCGTGTATACCTACCTACCCAAAATTAATTCAGACTTTACCATAGCCATATAATATGGACTTTTCCCTATTTTTTTTGGCTAAGATCACATATGCCACTCTTCTGTCAAGTGTAGTTTCGTTTACACTATGTGTACAATATATTATAGCATAATTGCAGCATAGTACTTAAGGTAAGATTTGCATGTGTACCTGAACCGTGTGCTGTACAATCCTCTCTATGACAATTTTTTGCTTGAGGAGCTCACCAATAAGGTGAATGTTTCCAAGTGTTCGCAGCTTCATTAGCATTATTTGTTTATTCTGTGTCTCCATCTCTTGGTCTGGACCAGTCATTCTATCAATCTCGGCACATAGATTGCCAGCACCTTTAAATACTTCATGACAATTACTGAGCAGTACACTTGCGAACGCAATCTCTTTACCATCAGGTTCTTCTGGAGGGGATGATGGGAGCTTCTTATTGAGATAAGAACAAAGTTGAGCATACGTCGGACAGAAGGTGGGCTCAGAAACAGCCTTCTCAAACATAACAGTAATAACATCctaaataaataaataaccaTAGCTGAGGTGAATCACAAATGTCAAATTAAATTAAATTCAATAAACTACGAGGAATAAACCAAACCTCCAAAATATCATCTCTATTGATTCCTGCTTCTATTAACCTGTCCTTTACAAGATCAAACTTCTCTGGTGTCAATTTGTCCAGTGTACTGTGCAATATACAACAAATAAAGATGTTCATT
This Lolium perenne isolate Kyuss_39 chromosome 1, Kyuss_2.0, whole genome shotgun sequence DNA region includes the following protein-coding sequences:
- the LOC127340938 gene encoding zinc finger CCCH domain-containing protein 43 isoform X3, whose product is MRLEVAAAEAAAKHLRRSSTNSIFQYSSRKACKYNPHGGQTEVEQVKLNLLGLPLRPGIGLCSYYMHRGICKFGINCKFHHPDRESEHASWNASWQVIQGSSQLNFSSELVRRALNGQYVPLATSPTNGTLEIIPTQGDYPCAKWSGYQHRDSCFETAKRVQYTRDQLLELREVQTQSCNRYDRTDSCVWRSRSSQIPVVASEEKSWDNIYEAQESYAPSGKQEQLNKHDQLNFQLDSNAQVYIPWSIQRGNLSDRDGVLMAVKGTLDKLTPEKFDLVKDRLIEAGINRDDILEDVITVMFEKAVSEPTFCPTYAQLCSYLNKKLPSSPPEEPDGKEIAFASVLLSNCHEVFKGAGNLCAEIDRMTGPDQEMETQNKQIMLMKLRTLGNIHLIGELLKQKIVIERIVQHTVQMDENMQGKPDWDTFATKVFCDICTDEVLAGNRPTEHLNAIGYDNLYTKFNEKTKKGYNHEQFKSKWESLKKDYQTWKALMDSEDDLGQDPKMNTISASPEWWAKKMEAMPDCGKFRSAPLENVDLLNIMFEDMLDSSSTTPEVNLAVNTTIESEHGASDGNDMRIIDKDVNEQSKEAMLQKSCNKESNSTKPNTICVHDHLVNLDENVNPGKSATSMRIDRVGSNISEIMELVVDAGVEEGTDEHFIATELFIRPEYREMFLTLKPLEEELGGLKRCAK
- the LOC127340938 gene encoding zinc finger CCCH domain-containing protein 43 isoform X2, producing the protein MGDSEASPIAPYPSDGRPSVTQLASSETLAPGAPPEYPRRPGEPDCSYYVKFGSCGYGTSCWFNHPPKPAGSSRCGEIKPEYPRRPGEPDCSYYVKFGSCGYGMSCMFNHPPETYRLAANAAGGSSSRSGCEASSSEQYKQYSSRKACKYNPHGGQTEVEQVKLNLLGLPLRPGIGLCSYYMHRGICKFGINCKFHHPDRESEHASWNASWQVIQGSSQLNFSSELVRRALNGQYVPLATSPTNGTLEIIPTQGDYPCAKWSGYQHRDSCFETAKRVQYTRDQLLELREVYIPWSIQRGNLSDRDGVLMAVKGTLDKLTPEKFDLVKDRLIEAGINRDDILEDVITVMFEKAVSEPTFCPTYAQLCSYLNKKLPSSPPEEPDGKEIAFASVLLSNCHEVFKGAGNLCAEIDRMTGPDQEMETQNKQIMLMKLRTLGNIHLIGELLKQKIVIERIVQHTVQMDENMQGKPDWDTFATKVFCDICTDEVLAGNRPTEHLNAIGYDNLYTKFNEKTKKGYNHEQFKSKWESLKKDYQTWKALMDSEDDLGQDPKMNTISASPEWWAKKMEAMPDCGKFRSAPLENVDLLNIMFEDMLDSSSTTPEVNLAVNTTIESEHGASDGNDMRIIDKDVNEQSKEAMLQKSCNKESNSTKPNTICVHDHLVNLDENVNPGKSATSMRIDRVGSNISEIMELVVDAGVEEGTDEHFIATELFIRPEYREMFLTLKPLEEELGGLKRCAK
- the LOC127340938 gene encoding zinc finger CCCH domain-containing protein 43 isoform X1, yielding MGDSEASPIAPYPSDGRPSVTQLASSETLAPGAPPEYPRRPGEPDCSYYVKFGSCGYGTSCWFNHPPKPAGSSRCGEIKPEYPRRPGEPDCSYYVKFGSCGYGMSCMFNHPPETYRLAANAAGGSSSRSGCEASSSEQYKQYSSRKACKYNPHGGQTEVEQVKLNLLGLPLRPGIGLCSYYMHRGICKFGINCKFHHPDRESEHASWNASWQVIQGSSQLNFSSELVRRALNGQYVPLATSPTNGTLEIIPTQGDYPCAKWSGYQHRDSCFETAKRVQYTRDQLLELREVQTQSCNRYDRTDSCVWRSRSSQIPVVASEEKSWDNIYEAQESYAPSGKQEQLNKHDQLNFQLDSNAQVYIPWSIQRGNLSDRDGVLMAVKGTLDKLTPEKFDLVKDRLIEAGINRDDILEDVITVMFEKAVSEPTFCPTYAQLCSYLNKKLPSSPPEEPDGKEIAFASVLLSNCHEVFKGAGNLCAEIDRMTGPDQEMETQNKQIMLMKLRTLGNIHLIGELLKQKIVIERIVQHTVQMDENMQGKPDWDTFATKVFCDICTDEVLAGNRPTEHLNAIGYDNLYTKFNEKTKKGYNHEQFKSKWESLKKDYQTWKALMDSEDDLGQDPKMNTISASPEWWAKKMEAMPDCGKFRSAPLENVDLLNIMFEDMLDSSSTTPEVNLAVNTTIESEHGASDGNDMRIIDKDVNEQSKEAMLQKSCNKESNSTKPNTICVHDHLVNLDENVNPGKSATSMRIDRVGSNISEIMELVVDAGVEEGTDEHFIATELFIRPEYREMFLTLKPLEEELGGLKRCAK